A DNA window from Rhineura floridana isolate rRhiFlo1 chromosome 11, rRhiFlo1.hap2, whole genome shotgun sequence contains the following coding sequences:
- the TMEM102 gene encoding transmembrane protein 102 isoform X2, with amino-acid sequence MASPCGDHPIPKPVPAKPLTDLDFRSGARIEELNQLIQEYEARSPGTRDVPELHQAKDAVFSLLGLVQKSEGKLPPVNRYLILSGGAQLGTINTDLGMLYPLSRGGDYDTDFTLLVPILNATGVPITLDMKQSPPGHTQISLRPFDAETLHHWSDCCSGDEAYLSAELVSDWFFRAFSMAAKDVRVEQRGCITSVVLSIGLHRVLYDIVPVVAMKGWPEVAQPWLTQPHFWDGKLKDEEVAGGFYLLPSISGADWRLAFSASELHLRKMLPLPLVHAFRAAMAVLGGSLLKGLGPYHLFTLTLWSCERLPTSYLGREENAAHALLGLLDDLSSSLVHRRLPSYFLSQWNILEGLSRRAMENLAQEVASVRADPCQYLRQAVEGAKEAKRLAKAFRNQNSPSVVLP; translated from the exons ATGGCATCCCCTTGCGGGGACCACCCTATCCCCAAGCCAGTTCCTGCCAAACCCCTCACGGACCTGGATTTCCGTTCTGGGGCACGGATCGAAGAGCTCAATCAGCTCATCCAAGAATACGAGGCCAGGAGCCCAGGCACCCGAGACGTCCCAGAACTGCACCAGGCAAAAGATGCCGTGTTCTCCCTGCTGG GTCTGGTCCAGAAGTCCGAGGGAAAGCTGCCACCAGTCAACCGATACCTCATCCTCTCCGGGGGCGCTCAGCTGGGCACTATCAACACGGACCTGGGCATGCTATATCCTCTTTCCCGCGGAGGTGACTATGACACTGATTTCACCCTCCTAGTGCCAATTCTGAATGCAACGGGGGTCCCCATCACCTTGGACATGAAGCAAAGCCCACCGGGCCACACCCAGATCAGCCTCCGGCCCTTCGATGCAGAAACGCTCCACCATTGGTCGGACTGTTGCTCAGGAGATGAGGCCTACCTGTCCGCCGAGCTGGTTTCCGACTGGTTTTTCCGTGCTTTTTCCATGGCCGCCAAGGATGTGAGGGTCGAGCAGCGTGGCTGCATCACCTCCGTGGTCCTCTCTATCGGCCTCCACCGAGTTCTCTACGACATCGTCCCGGTGGTGGCCATGAAGGGCTGGCCCGAAGTTGCCCAACCGTGGCTGACTCAGCCCCACTTCTGGGATGGCAAGTTGAAGGACGAGGAGGTTGCCGGTGGCTTCTACCTTTTGCCTTCCATTTCTGGTGCCGATTGGCGCCTGGCGTTCTCGGCTAGCGAGCTGCACCTCCGGAAgatgcttcccctccccctggtccATGCTTTCCGGGCTGCCATGGCTGTTCTAGGCGGCAGCCTTCTCAAGGGCTTAGGACCGTATCACCTCTTCACCTTGACCCTCTGGTCGTGTGAGCGGCTCCCTACCAGCTACCTGGGCCGGGAGGAGAACGCCGCCCATGCTCTGCTGGGCCTCCTAGATGACCTCTCCTCCAGCCTGGTCCACAGGCGCCTTCCCAGCTACTTCCTCTCCCAGTGGAACATTCTGGAAGGCCTTTCCAGGCGAGCCATGGAGAACCTGGCCCAGGAGGTGGCCAGCGTGAGGGCCGATCCTTGCCAGTACCTCCGCCAAGCTGTGGAAGGTGCCAAGGAAGCCAAACGATTAGCCAAGGCCTTCAGGAACCAGAATTCACCATCTGTGGTGCTCCCATaa
- the TMEM102 gene encoding transmembrane protein 102 isoform X1: MLWDTPEPAFAQKTTFPRGFGSSASWLGAAAVSSGSFRLSGGCPSLCTLLEEGMASPCGDHPIPKPVPAKPLTDLDFRSGARIEELNQLIQEYEARSPGTRDVPELHQAKDAVFSLLGLVQKSEGKLPPVNRYLILSGGAQLGTINTDLGMLYPLSRGGDYDTDFTLLVPILNATGVPITLDMKQSPPGHTQISLRPFDAETLHHWSDCCSGDEAYLSAELVSDWFFRAFSMAAKDVRVEQRGCITSVVLSIGLHRVLYDIVPVVAMKGWPEVAQPWLTQPHFWDGKLKDEEVAGGFYLLPSISGADWRLAFSASELHLRKMLPLPLVHAFRAAMAVLGGSLLKGLGPYHLFTLTLWSCERLPTSYLGREENAAHALLGLLDDLSSSLVHRRLPSYFLSQWNILEGLSRRAMENLAQEVASVRADPCQYLRQAVEGAKEAKRLAKAFRNQNSPSVVLP; this comes from the exons ATGCTTTGGGACACGCCGGAGCCGGCTTTCGCTCAaaagactacatttcccagggggTTTGGGAGCTCCGCTTCCTGGCTGGGCGCGGCTGCCGTTTCGTCAGGTAGTTTCAG GTTATCGGGAGGTTGCCCCTCTCTCTGCACCCTCCTGGAAGAGGGGATGGCATCCCCTTGCGGGGACCACCCTATCCCCAAGCCAGTTCCTGCCAAACCCCTCACGGACCTGGATTTCCGTTCTGGGGCACGGATCGAAGAGCTCAATCAGCTCATCCAAGAATACGAGGCCAGGAGCCCAGGCACCCGAGACGTCCCAGAACTGCACCAGGCAAAAGATGCCGTGTTCTCCCTGCTGG GTCTGGTCCAGAAGTCCGAGGGAAAGCTGCCACCAGTCAACCGATACCTCATCCTCTCCGGGGGCGCTCAGCTGGGCACTATCAACACGGACCTGGGCATGCTATATCCTCTTTCCCGCGGAGGTGACTATGACACTGATTTCACCCTCCTAGTGCCAATTCTGAATGCAACGGGGGTCCCCATCACCTTGGACATGAAGCAAAGCCCACCGGGCCACACCCAGATCAGCCTCCGGCCCTTCGATGCAGAAACGCTCCACCATTGGTCGGACTGTTGCTCAGGAGATGAGGCCTACCTGTCCGCCGAGCTGGTTTCCGACTGGTTTTTCCGTGCTTTTTCCATGGCCGCCAAGGATGTGAGGGTCGAGCAGCGTGGCTGCATCACCTCCGTGGTCCTCTCTATCGGCCTCCACCGAGTTCTCTACGACATCGTCCCGGTGGTGGCCATGAAGGGCTGGCCCGAAGTTGCCCAACCGTGGCTGACTCAGCCCCACTTCTGGGATGGCAAGTTGAAGGACGAGGAGGTTGCCGGTGGCTTCTACCTTTTGCCTTCCATTTCTGGTGCCGATTGGCGCCTGGCGTTCTCGGCTAGCGAGCTGCACCTCCGGAAgatgcttcccctccccctggtccATGCTTTCCGGGCTGCCATGGCTGTTCTAGGCGGCAGCCTTCTCAAGGGCTTAGGACCGTATCACCTCTTCACCTTGACCCTCTGGTCGTGTGAGCGGCTCCCTACCAGCTACCTGGGCCGGGAGGAGAACGCCGCCCATGCTCTGCTGGGCCTCCTAGATGACCTCTCCTCCAGCCTGGTCCACAGGCGCCTTCCCAGCTACTTCCTCTCCCAGTGGAACATTCTGGAAGGCCTTTCCAGGCGAGCCATGGAGAACCTGGCCCAGGAGGTGGCCAGCGTGAGGGCCGATCCTTGCCAGTACCTCCGCCAAGCTGTGGAAGGTGCCAAGGAAGCCAAACGATTAGCCAAGGCCTTCAGGAACCAGAATTCACCATCTGTGGTGCTCCCATaa